Below is a window of Mycolicibacterium chitae DNA.
GTGTTCCGGCGTCATCCGCGCGAACACCACCCGGGACCGGACCGCCTCGGCCTGCTCGTCGGCGGACAGCTGCTCCCAGTCCCCGCCGGTGATCACCTGGTCGGCGTCGACCTCCAGGCCCAGTTCGCGGGCGACGACGGTGGCGGTGAGCGGGTGATCGCCGGTGATCAGCCGGACTCCGATACCGCGGCGGTTCAACTCGTCCAACACCATCGGCGCGCTTTCGCGGGGTGTGTCGGTCAACCCGAGTAGGCCCATCGGAGTCAGATTGGAGCGGCAGAACTCCTCGAACTTCGCCGGATCGGCGATCGCGGCGGCGGCCTGCTGCTCGCTGAGTTCGCGGGTGGCCACCGCCAGCACGCGGAACCCCTCGGCGGCCATCGCATCCAGCCGCTTGGTCAGCGCCCCGTTGGTCCGGGTCAACGCCGAGACGAGCACCTCGGGGGCGCCCTTGATGGTCAGTCGGTTGCCCCGGATGGCCGCCGCGAACGGCCGGCCGGCCTGGAAGGGCAGGAAGCCGTCCCGCTCCACCTCCGCGCGGGCGGCCGTCTTGTCCTTGCCGAACACCGCCCGCCGGATGGCGTCGTCGGTCGCGTGCAGGGCGCGTTTACCCGGCTGGGAGAACGTCGTGCTCAACGCGGCGTCGAGCACCTCGTCCTCGGTCCAGTCAGCCAGCGGCCGAGTTGACCTGACCCGCAGCCGGTTCTGGCTGAGCGTGCCGGTCTTGTCGAAGCACACCACCTCCAGGCGAGCCAGCGCCTCGATGGAATGCGCGTTGCGGATCAGTACCGACTCGCTGCTCAGCCGGCGCGCCGCGACCAGCTGGGCCAAGGTCGCCACCAGCGGCAGGCCCTCCGGGACCGCCGCGACGATCAACGACACGGCGCTGCCGACGGCCGAGCGGACGGGCGTACCCCTGGCGATGCTCAGCAGCCCGACCATGGCGCCGCTGGTCACGCTGAACGGCAGGGCCCGCTTGGTGAGCCGGCTCAGTTGTCGGTGCAGACCGATCTCCCGCGCCCCCTGCGGCGCCATCGCCATCGCGCGGCGCATCTCGGTGCGCGACCCGACCGCGGTGACCACGGCGATCGCCGTGCCGGCCACCAGCGTGCTGCCGGTGTAGAGCATGCCCGACCGTTCGGCCAGCGGCGCCCCCGGCGTGGGTTCGGTCGACTTGGGTACGGGCAGGGATTCGCCGGTCAGCGACGACTCGTCGCTCTCCACGTTCGACGCCTCGATCAGCCGGGCGTCGGCCGGGACCACTTCGCCCGCATTCACCTTGATCACGTCGCCGGGCCGCAACCGGTCGGCGCGCACCTTCTCCCAGCGGTCCTCGTCATCGGGGCCGACGCGGCGCCGGGCCAGCGGCTCCTCGTCGACCAGCAGCCGGCGCAGGACACGCTCGGCATGCAGTTGCTGCTGAGACGACAGCGCCGCGTTCGCGACGAGCACGCCGCCCACCAGTGCCGCGTCGAAGGGCGATCCGAGCAGCGCGCTGGCCACGGCCCCGGTGGCCAGCAGCGGGGTGATCGGGTCGGATAGGTTGGCCCGCATCTCGGCGGCGAAGTCCCGGGTGAGCTCCCACGACCAGGCCGTGCCGCGCTGCGCCCAGCGCAGCAGTTGCGCGGGGTCACGGCCGTTGATGTCCGGACGGAGTTCGTCCGGCGGCCGCGGCAGCAACCGCTGTACCTCGGTAGTCGGTATCGCATGCCAGTCGTGGGTGGGCTCCGGCTGCGGTAGCGGATCGTCGAATACCTTTGCTCCCGAACGGAACCCGGTCCACAGGCCGCCGAGCACGCCGACGTTGACCGAATCCGACCCGCGGCCGACCACCCCGGGGATCAGCATCAGCGCGCCGATCGCGGTGCTCGACGCCGCCAGCCGGATGCCCTTGGCGGTCGCCGAGCGCGCCGCCGGCATGGCGTGCAGCACGCGCCAGGCCGCGACCAGATCGGGGACATGGACGTCGGCGCCCCAGGGCGGTCGCTCGTCGTCACCGGAAATTCCGATCGTGACGTCGGCCGCGTGCGGTAGTTCCATGCCCGCCGTGGTGAGCAACGCGACGGTTTTGTCGTCGGCCTTCAGTTCGGCGACGAGGGCGGCAAGTGCATCGTCGACGGGGCCGTCGAGTGGATAGAGCTGGTCGAAACCCTGCGCCAGCGACCGCAGGCCGGCGTCGTCGACCGATACCACCCGCGCCGGTGTCCGGCGGGCTTCGGCGACCACCGCCGCGGCGAACGGGTTGCGGACCGGGCTGACAAGCGCCGCGCCGGCGCGCCCGGCTCCCGGAATACTCGACAACGAATGCCAGCCGGGCTCGAGCCCGCCGTCGTCGAGCGCGGCCTGCACCGCCTGCCAGCCCCGAGTGCGTTCGGAGTTGGTGACGCCGGTCAGGCGCGTGACGGACAGGTGGTCGGTGTACAGCGCGCGGGGATCGATGACGATCGCATCCACCCGATCCAGCGCCCGCAGCGCCCGGGGCCGCACCACCAAGGCGTCGTGGTGCGCGGTCAGCCCGCGCGTCATCGAACAACCGAATGCTTCTCGCGTGGCCCGCGACGGTTTGGGCGCGGTGATCAGGGCAGCCCCCGCACCGACGGTGGGATTGCGGGAAACCGCGCCCAGGATGGCGGCGGCGGTCACGCCGACCCAGCCGATCCGGTCGGCGTACCGTTCGCCGGCACCCATGTCGAATTCGAGGGTGCCGCGCTGCGGTTCGCCGGTCGCCGGCGCATGGTCGGTCAGTCGGGGTTCGTGGCGGTGCCATGCCTCCCGCACGTTCCAGGCCTCCGCCGCCAGCATGCTGCGCGTCGCCAGCTCGGCGGCCGCCGCCGACGGTGAGGTGGTCAGCGCCGCCGACGTCGAGGTCGCCAGGCTGAACAGCAGGTCCGCACCCTCGCGACCGAGGCGTCGTTCGACGAGGCGACGAATCCGTGGGATGTGATCGGCCATGGTGGGCACGGCCACCACGGCTTCGGACACCCGCGGTAGCCGCAGCGCCGTCCCGGTCACCGCCATGCCCAGGCTGACGGCGGCCGCCGCAGCACCCAGGCTGCGAGCGGCCAACAGTTCGTCGTCCCAGGGCAGCGTCAGCGGCCGGTGCCGCCCGCTGTCGTCGCGGACCGAACGTTCGGCTTCGGCCACTACGGCCGCCAGGTCGGTCGATGCGGCGCCGGACTCGACGGTGACGACGACCCGCGACATCGAACGGTTCAGCACCGCGTCGCTGACGCCGGGGACCGCCCGCACGGCGGCCAGCACTTTGTCCGCGACCGCATCGGCATCCGTACCACCGAGTCCGCGTACCTCGATCCAGCGGCGGGCACCGCGGCGGCTGGTGCGACGTGCCGGGGGGCCGCCCGCGGCCTCGAGGGCCATGTTTGTCGCGGCTCGCGCCAACGTACCCGCTGACGTGGCGACACCGTCGACCACGCCGCCGGCGGTATCCGCGACTGCCCGGGTGGCACCGAGAGCGGCATCGCCGGTCAACAACGCGGTGCCGGCCACGACCTGAACGGCGCGAAACGCTGTCCCGAAAAGACCCACGTCAATCATCCCCGCAGCGATGCCGCTGCGGCGCCAACGACCCGCCGAGTTCGTGACGCGCCATCAAGTCACCTGTCATCTCTGTCCAGCACCAACCTTCGCACAACGCCGTTGGGTACCCACTCTGGCCCAGGATCAACGCGGTTGCACGTCGAGCCGCAGTCTTCGGTAGGTTCGACGCCGATGCCCGACACCGACTTTGAGCTCGCCCACGCACCGGTGGCCGATCCCGAGGCCGTGCGCGCGGCGGTGCAGGACGCCGTCAGGTTCGGGCCGTACTTCGGCTGGCACGTCGGCCCCGTCACGACGGTGCTGTCCCGCCGGGAGTTGCACGAGCCGACGCAGCTGCGATCGCTGCTGGACGCGGTCGGCGTCAGCGTCGGCTCCGACGAGGGGCGCGTGGTGGCCTCGACCCTGCATTACGGCTTCGCGGCCCGCTGCTGGTCGCTGACGCTGGGCGTGTGGCAGCGCGGCGGGGTGGTGCTCGACCTGGACGGCCTGGGCTACGTCGTGAACCCGTCGGGCTCAGTGGATTTGACCCTCAACGACTTTCGCGGCTGGGACGGCAGCGCGCTGAGCGCCTCCGAGGTGGCCGACGTCATGGCCGCGACGGTGATCGCCGATCAGTTCGAGGGGTTCCACACGGCGCTGCGCGCGGTGGCGCGGGTGGCCGACGGATTGCTGTGGGGCAACGCGGCCTCGGCGCTGTCGTCGGGTGCGCGCCGGATCGCCGCGGGCCGCTCCGATGACCGGGTCACGCCGGTGGCGACCGCGCTGCTGGCCCGGCACCCGCTGGCCGGCAAGATGACCGCCGCCGCGACGGGCCCGTGGCGCCGGAACACCTGCTGCCTGTGGTACCGCACCCGGGACCACACCAAGTGCGGCGACTGCCCGCTGGTCGACTGAGCGCCTGGTCGCCGAGGGTTCGGGTGTTGCACGCGTTTCGCGGGTAGCCCCGCGAACAACTCAGCCCTCGGCGATCTCGGCGATGGCCGCCGCAGAATCCAAGTCGCCGAACGCGATTGCGTACCGCTGGGCCAGCGCGACGGCCACCTCGGCGCGCTGCCACATGCCGCCGTCGGCGCTGGCGGTGACCAACCACAGCGCCAGGCCGTGGGCCACCGATGCGCGGTAACGCAACCAGATCTCGTCGGCCGACGGCAACTCGTCGCCCGGCAGGCCCAGCGCACCGCGGTACTCGTCGAGCAGGGGCCGTTCGTGCGCGCGGCGGTCCTCGGTGGTGACCGCGCCCTGCAGGAAGTAGCCGACGTCCAGCGACCAGTTGCCGCGTCGCGCCATCTGCCAGTCGAGGAAGCCGACCTCGCCGGCGGGCGTGAGGTAGGTGTTGCCGATGTGGGCATCCCCGTGCAGCAGGGTCTGTGGCGAGGTGGTCAGCGTCCCGATGTAGGGCTTCCAGATCGACTCGACGAGTTGGTCGATGCTCAACTCCAGCACCGCGCGTGGTGTCTCGTCGGCGTCGAGGCGTTCCAGCGCCGAGGGCAGCGGCGCGTACTGCAGACCGTCGAACGCCACGAACGGTTCGAGCCAGCCCAACTCGGGATGGCCCAGGACGCGCCGGCCCCAGAAGCGTCCGTGCAGGCGGCCCAGCGCCCGCATTCCGGTGGCGGCCTGCTCCACCGACAGCGGCCGCAGCGAATCCCGGGGGTCGGCGCCGCGCGCGGACAGGTCCTCCATCACCAGGCAGAAGTCGTAGGCGTCCTCGTCGGCGATCGCGGCGTAGACCAGCGGGTGCTCGAGCGGGAGTTCCACGCCGGAACTGAACAGCCGCGGTTCGTGGAACATGCCGCTGGTCATCCGGATCAGATCCTTGTGGGCGGGGTCGGCGGCCTTGACGAACACCGTCGCCGGCCCCTCGCCCGTCGTATATGTCAGCCCCAGGCGGGCGCGCCGGTTGGTGCC
It encodes the following:
- a CDS encoding (2Fe-2S)-binding protein, yielding MPDTDFELAHAPVADPEAVRAAVQDAVRFGPYFGWHVGPVTTVLSRRELHEPTQLRSLLDAVGVSVGSDEGRVVASTLHYGFAARCWSLTLGVWQRGGVVLDLDGLGYVVNPSGSVDLTLNDFRGWDGSALSASEVADVMAATVIADQFEGFHTALRAVARVADGLLWGNAASALSSGARRIAAGRSDDRVTPVATALLARHPLAGKMTAAATGPWRRNTCCLWYRTRDHTKCGDCPLVD
- a CDS encoding phosphotransferase; this translates as MTAALAQRHPDAVVDKVRVELRDDGTNRRARLGLTYTTGEGPATVFVKAADPAHKDLIRMTSGMFHEPRLFSSGVELPLEHPLVYAAIADEDAYDFCLVMEDLSARGADPRDSLRPLSVEQAATGMRALGRLHGRFWGRRVLGHPELGWLEPFVAFDGLQYAPLPSALERLDADETPRAVLELSIDQLVESIWKPYIGTLTTSPQTLLHGDAHIGNTYLTPAGEVGFLDWQMARRGNWSLDVGYFLQGAVTTEDRRAHERPLLDEYRGALGLPGDELPSADEIWLRYRASVAHGLALWLVTASADGGMWQRAEVAVALAQRYAIAFGDLDSAAAIAEIAEG
- a CDS encoding cation-translocating P-type ATPase; amino-acid sequence: MIDVGLFGTAFRAVQVVAGTALLTGDAALGATRAVADTAGGVVDGVATSAGTLARAATNMALEAAGGPPARRTSRRGARRWIEVRGLGGTDADAVADKVLAAVRAVPGVSDAVLNRSMSRVVVTVESGAASTDLAAVVAEAERSVRDDSGRHRPLTLPWDDELLAARSLGAAAAAVSLGMAVTGTALRLPRVSEAVVAVPTMADHIPRIRRLVERRLGREGADLLFSLATSTSAALTTSPSAAAAELATRSMLAAEAWNVREAWHRHEPRLTDHAPATGEPQRGTLEFDMGAGERYADRIGWVGVTAAAILGAVSRNPTVGAGAALITAPKPSRATREAFGCSMTRGLTAHHDALVVRPRALRALDRVDAIVIDPRALYTDHLSVTRLTGVTNSERTRGWQAVQAALDDGGLEPGWHSLSSIPGAGRAGAALVSPVRNPFAAAVVAEARRTPARVVSVDDAGLRSLAQGFDQLYPLDGPVDDALAALVAELKADDKTVALLTTAGMELPHAADVTIGISGDDERPPWGADVHVPDLVAAWRVLHAMPAARSATAKGIRLAASSTAIGALMLIPGVVGRGSDSVNVGVLGGLWTGFRSGAKVFDDPLPQPEPTHDWHAIPTTEVQRLLPRPPDELRPDINGRDPAQLLRWAQRGTAWSWELTRDFAAEMRANLSDPITPLLATGAVASALLGSPFDAALVGGVLVANAALSSQQQLHAERVLRRLLVDEEPLARRRVGPDDEDRWEKVRADRLRPGDVIKVNAGEVVPADARLIEASNVESDESSLTGESLPVPKSTEPTPGAPLAERSGMLYTGSTLVAGTAIAVVTAVGSRTEMRRAMAMAPQGAREIGLHRQLSRLTKRALPFSVTSGAMVGLLSIARGTPVRSAVGSAVSLIVAAVPEGLPLVATLAQLVAARRLSSESVLIRNAHSIEALARLEVVCFDKTGTLSQNRLRVRSTRPLADWTEDEVLDAALSTTFSQPGKRALHATDDAIRRAVFGKDKTAARAEVERDGFLPFQAGRPFAAAIRGNRLTIKGAPEVLVSALTRTNGALTKRLDAMAAEGFRVLAVATRELSEQQAAAAIADPAKFEEFCRSNLTPMGLLGLTDTPRESAPMVLDELNRRGIGVRLITGDHPLTATVVARELGLEVDADQVITGGDWEQLSADEQAEAVRSRVVFARMTPEHKIDVVQTLERSGVVTAMVGDGANDAAAIRAASVGIGVAARGSDPARTAADMILLDGRIEALIDALDEGQQLWRRVQSAVSMLLGGNAGEIAFALLTSVLTGRSVLNARQMLLVNMLTDALPAAALAVSAQNNTEAADRDESAMWRAIGIRGASTTLGATLAWVMASVTGTRSRASTVALIGLVSTQLAQTLTDSRDRLVVLTALGSFAVLAGIISTPGLSQIFGCTPVGPVGWGQAFGATGVAALAAVLAPELLNNLADAVRQRLGDAGLPDGEHAGSQ